The Chlamydia trachomatis A/HAR-13 nucleotide sequence TTAAAAATGCAAGTAAAGGGTTTTGCTCGCCACTAGTTTCTATTAGTGCCGGAGGATAGATAAAAGGTAAAGAAACTCTTTGTACAGAGATCTTCTTATGAAAAGCCTCTATAGAAAATCCTGTATCCTTATGCGAAATGAGATTGGGGAACGTTTTTTCTTCAAAAAATAGAGGAGTAAATTCTTTGAGAATCCGCTGACATAGATCCTGAATGGGCATAAAACGTTTCGGAAGAGATGCTAAGATGCCTGCAATATCCGAAAAATTATCTTCAAGAGACGAGAGCCCATCAAAGATACAAAGCGGGAACGCTTTAAAATAATCCAAAAGTGAATGAGATAATTTGTTTGTAGGAATGATTGCCGTCGCAGGAGAAATGGTAATTTGAGACAGCTTTCCTGTAGAGAGTTGATCCGAAGGGTTGTAAGAGCGAATAGAGGAAACGCGATCCCCCCAGAATTCAATGCGAAAAGGTTCTGGAGAAGATAGGGGGAAAATATCAACAATCCCTCCTCGGAATGCAAAGTCTCCTTTTTCCCTAGCTAGAGCTTCATGTCGATAACCTAAACTTTTACAAAGATCGAGTAGGGTATCGGGATCCAGTTCTTCTCCTACTCGAAGTTCGAGATGATCTCGGATCATAGATTCTGGAGAAGGAGTTCTTTCTGATAAAGCCTTCAGTGTTGTGACACAGATAACTGGAGCACTCTGTTTTTGCAGAGAATACAGAATATGGTCTCTTTTTCCCACCGCATCAACATTCACCAGCTTGGGGGATAAATCTATTTCTGAAGCAGGGAACTCAAGAGGCGATTCTGCCAATAGAGTGGTCAAATCTTCGAATAAATCATCAAGTTTTGCCAGTGTCGTGATAACGACGATAGAGCGTTTAAGTTCTTTGAATAGTTTTGCTATGACAAAAGACCTTGCTCCCGAGTGGAGATTTTCCACTAAGGACGGGAGCTTCGTGTCTTTTAATAAAGGAAAACTAGAAAAATCTATGCTAGTTGGGTCGAAATCCATTGTCTTAAAGTTTTGTTAAGAAACTCTATTTGAGGTAGCTCCGCGGAACTACCTTGTGCCGAAATCGCTTTCCCGCCACAACGCCCACCATATGGAGCAAGAAGTTCTGCAAGTAAAGTGTGTGCCTGAACGCCTCGTTTTGTTAAATCATCGGAGACTCTAGACAAGACAATGTAGCGACCATTCTTTTCTGTGATCCATAAAGAAATGAAGTTGGTAGGAATTTCCTTATGTATAGCATTTGCGTAGTGTTGAATTCTTTGTCCTTCTTCCTCAGTTAAATAGTAAACTAAGTACGAAGTATCACAGATTTTCTCACAGGAAGTTAACAGGGTTTTTACTTGTTGCTGAACAAGCTGATTTTCCAAATCAGCAACTTGTTTGGCTAAATCCTTTTTTTCTTCCATTACACTGCGGATTTTGACAAGGATTTGATCTTTAGGAGATTGGATAACGGTAGCTATCTCATTTAAATCCACATCTTGTTCACGAGCAATATTCTCGGCGTCTTCTCCTGTTGTTGCTTCTATACGACGGATTCCTGTTGCAACAGCATGTTCTTTGGTAATTCTGAAATAGCCAATATCTCCAGTTGCCTGAGCATGCGTTCCTCCACATAGTTCGTGGGAAAATCCTGCTGAAACAACACGAACAATATCTCCGTATTTATCCCCGAAAAACTGTTTGATTTCTGAAGAGCTCATTACGTCAGAATACAAAACTTCTCGAATCGTTACCGGATCATTTTCTCTAATTTTCTCATTCACGAGAGTTTCTATTGCTAGAAGATCCTCTGGTGATAGCGCTTTGTTATGAGTAAAGTCTAAACGAATTTTTTGAGAGTCGACATAAGAACCTGCCTGACGGATATGTTCTCCAAGAGTCATTTCAAGAGCTTTGTGTAGAAGATGGCATCCTGTGTGATTATTAGCGGTTTTTTTCCGAAGGTTTTGGTTTACCTGTGCGGTGACAGCCATTGTCGTTGTCAAACTTCCTTGAGAAAGTTTCCCTAGATGAACGATGAGTCCTGCTTTAGGGGCAATAGTATGAGATACCAGGAAAGTTCCTGATTCACAGAAAATTTCTCCAGAGTCTCCTATTTGCCCACCTTTTCCCGCGTAAAACGGGGTGGTTCGTAAAATAATTGCTCCTTCATCTCCTTCTTCCAGTGATGAAGCAATTTCGTTGTACTTAATAATTCCTTCAATAAAGGTGTCGCAGGAAAGAGTATCGTATCCGATAAACTCGGAAGTGTTAGTTGGATCTAAATCTTGGAACACAGAGTCACTGTCATTCTTAGTTTTTTTCGTGTTTTTTCGAGAGCGTTCTTTAGCTTCTACTTCAAGCTTCTCAAAGGTATCCATATCTATTGCGTAGTTATAGTCCTTTGCCAGTAGGGCAATTTCATCGATAGGAAGCCCGTAAGTATCTTTGAGTTTGAAGGCATCTTCTCCAGAAATCTTAGCGGAAGAAGCTGAAGATTTCAGTACTTGTTGGAGTAGATTCCCACCTCTCTGCAACGTTTTGAAGAAATGCTCTTCTTCTGTAGTCAAGACTTCTTGGATTTGTGTGACTGATGCAGAGAGTTCAGGATATGCTTCTCCCATTACATCCACTAGTGAAGGAACCACATCGGCTAGAAAAGGGCGATTGAATCCTAAGCGTTTTCCGTAATTGACAGCTCGGCGGAGAATTTTTCTTAAAACATAGCCTCGTTCAGTATTCCCTGGTAACAGCCCATCAGCTATTGCGAAAGAAAGAGAACGGATATGGTCCGCGATCACTCGGAAGGCGGCTCCTTTTGCTTCTGTTGGAGAGTATGTTGTCCCGGATAAATTTTCTATTTTGGAAATAAGATGTCTTAAGACGTCTGCTTCGAATACGGTTTCTGTTTCAGCTAATAGAGAAACTAGACGTTCTAAGCCGGCACCTGTATCAACACACTTCTTCTGCAAAGCTAAAAGAGTCCCGTCAGAAGTTCTATTAAACTCCATGAATACGAGGTTCCAATACTCTAAGAAGCGTTCTCCATCAACGTCTTCAAGAGGAGAAGCAGCTTTCCCAAATTTTTCTCCTCGATCGAATAAAAGCTCGGAACAGAATCCGCAAGGTCCGGTATCCGCCATACTCCAGAAATTATCTTTGTCTGTTAAACGAAAAATTCTGTCTGTCGGAAGATATTTTTCCCAAAGAGCGAAAGCTTCATCATCCTTTTCATGCACGGTGGCATAAATAAAATCAGGATCAAAATTGAAAATAGAAAGCGAGACTTCCCAAGCAAAGGAAATAGCGTCTTGTTTGAAGTAATCACCGAAGGAAAAATTCCCTAACATTTCAAAAAAGGTAAGATGTCGGGAGGTGTGTCCAACATTTTCTAAATCATTATGTTTTCCCCCGGCACGAATGCATTTTTGAGATGTCGTTGCCCTTGTGTAACTCGTCTGCTCTTTCCCTAGGAAAATATTTTTGAACTGGTTCATTCCCGCATTCGTAAAGAGTATGGAAGGATCATTATGCGGGAAAACAGGAGAAGATGCTACAGGTGTATGGTTCCGGTTAGCATAGAATTTTAGAAAATTGGATCGAAGAG carries:
- the alaS gene encoding alanine--tRNA ligase, translated to MLSNTLRSNFLKFYANRNHTPVASSPVFPHNDPSILFTNAGMNQFKNIFLGKEQTSYTRATTSQKCIRAGGKHNDLENVGHTSRHLTFFEMLGNFSFGDYFKQDAISFAWEVSLSIFNFDPDFIYATVHEKDDEAFALWEKYLPTDRIFRLTDKDNFWSMADTGPCGFCSELLFDRGEKFGKAASPLEDVDGERFLEYWNLVFMEFNRTSDGTLLALQKKCVDTGAGLERLVSLLAETETVFEADVLRHLISKIENLSGTTYSPTEAKGAAFRVIADHIRSLSFAIADGLLPGNTERGYVLRKILRRAVNYGKRLGFNRPFLADVVPSLVDVMGEAYPELSASVTQIQEVLTTEEEHFFKTLQRGGNLLQQVLKSSASSAKISGEDAFKLKDTYGLPIDEIALLAKDYNYAIDMDTFEKLEVEAKERSRKNTKKTKNDSDSVFQDLDPTNTSEFIGYDTLSCDTFIEGIIKYNEIASSLEEGDEGAIILRTTPFYAGKGGQIGDSGEIFCESGTFLVSHTIAPKAGLIVHLGKLSQGSLTTTMAVTAQVNQNLRKKTANNHTGCHLLHKALEMTLGEHIRQAGSYVDSQKIRLDFTHNKALSPEDLLAIETLVNEKIRENDPVTIREVLYSDVMSSSEIKQFFGDKYGDIVRVVSAGFSHELCGGTHAQATGDIGYFRITKEHAVATGIRRIEATTGEDAENIAREQDVDLNEIATVIQSPKDQILVKIRSVMEEKKDLAKQVADLENQLVQQQVKTLLTSCEKICDTSYLVYYLTEEEGQRIQHYANAIHKEIPTNFISLWITEKNGRYIVLSRVSDDLTKRGVQAHTLLAELLAPYGGRCGGKAISAQGSSAELPQIEFLNKTLRQWISTQLA